Proteins co-encoded in one Arachis hypogaea cultivar Tifrunner chromosome 13, arahy.Tifrunner.gnm2.J5K5, whole genome shotgun sequence genomic window:
- the LOC112732416 gene encoding uncharacterized protein has translation MDIALFSVQSSLPLPNQPHARLNKHNTSCQTISYHLSSKSFVALCSASPSSSSSSSVVGVPDESGYGTTQSGGCKACGREEIEKGCNGKGRMQGGIATVPGFGWWPIKAYRPCPGFVASGGRYRRYGQSMDEVAFGRGPTPSSSPTDSNPISNKKQDPKKSKR, from the exons ATGGATATAGCTCTTTTCTCGGTTCAATCTTCTCTCCCTCTTCCTAATCAGCCTCATGCCCGATTGAACAAGCATAATACCTCATGTCAAACAATCTCTTACCATCTTTCTTCTAAGTCATTTGTTGCTCTGTGCTCTGCTTCAccgagttcttcttcttcttcttcagtggTTGGGGTTCCTGATGAATCTGGATACGGCACCACACAGAG CGGGGGTTGTAAGGCATGTGGAAGAGAAGAGATAGAGAAAGGGTGCAATGGTAAAGGAAGGATGCAGGGTGGGATTGCCACTGTTCCTGGATTTGGTTGGTGGCCCATTAAAGCTTATAGACCATGCCCGGGTTTCGTGGCCTCCGGTGGTCGCTATCGCCGATACGGACAAAGCATGGACGAGGTTGCCTTCGGCCGTGGTCCTACTCCCTCTTCCTCTCCCACCGACTCTAACCCGATAAG CAACAAGAAGCAAGATCCCAAGAAATCAAAGAGATAA
- the LOC112732415 gene encoding F-box protein SKIP8, translating to MEISSVTVLSEPFLIAVTVTALCFFLAIFSLLRSSSLSSPLSKFAPFHSKNHRDSGCSCNGTVSPSDSAPYLNGGAAQMLDPTPPVPAPVAPAVLAERRTGSSSMMEELVPEITTHALSYLDYPSLCRLSMTNSLMRKAANDDNAWKALYHKDFTLEQDTITPSNGWKAYYAATRAIVNINTEFFNIVRDKSLQSMSRFWLNADYVKCIHASGELFSGYNAVMQSWQIMFNWEQGLNFQVRDVRARVLTDMAWVTMKTYVDMDTGPFNVTNVFESHNGRWYMVHHHSSVMNGEVEQHIVHG from the exons ATGGAGATTTCCTCTGTCACTGTCTTGTCGGAGCCATTCCTCATCGCCGTTACTGTAACCGCTCTCTGTTTCTTCCTCGCCATCTTCTCACTTCTCAGAtcatcctctctctcttctcccctCTCCAAATTCGCACCTTTTCATTCCAAGAACCACCGCGATTCTGGCTGCTCCTGCAACGGTACCGTTTCGCCCTCCGATTCCGCCCCCTACTTGAACGGCGGCGCCGCCCAAATGCTCGACCCCACTCCTCCCGTCCCAGCTCCCGTTGCCCCAGCGGTGCTGGCGGAGCGGCGCACAGGGTCGTCGTCGATGATGGAGGAATTGGTTCCGGAGATTACGACTCATGCCCTCAGTTATTTGGATTATCCAAGCTTGTGTCGTCTTTCTATGACCAATTCTTTGATGCGAAAGGCTGCCAACGATGACAATGCCTGGAAGGCCCTCTATCACAAG GACTTCACATTGGAACAAGATACTATTACACCAAGTAATGGGTGGAAGGCATACTATGCTGCAACAAGAGCAATTGTGAATATTAATACAGAATTCTTCAACATTGTAAGAGATAAGTCTCTTCAATCAATGAGTCGTTTTTGGCTAAATGCAGATTACGTGAAGTGCATTCATGCCTCAGGAGAACTCTTTTCAGG GTATAACGCGGTAATGCAGAGTTGGCAAATTATGTTCAACTGGGAGCAAGGATTAAATTTTCAGGTTCGGGATGTACGTGCTCGGGTCTTGACGGACATGGCTTGGGTCACCATGAAAACATATGTTGACATGGATACCGGACCATTTAACGTTACCAATGTCTTTGAGTCCCACAATGGACGGTGGTATATGGTTCATCATCACAGTTCTGTGATGAACGGTGAGGTGGAGCAACATATTGTGCATGGATAA